A single window of Halosolutus gelatinilyticus DNA harbors:
- a CDS encoding HEAT repeat domain-containing protein — protein sequence MFNTLRGLIWLTLLERPVSMELLRTHCAGNQETRTAAARLLCAVGDENAGMDGTAMLLRDGNRPLTVFGLDTLYQLNRRDATPLLSLAAINADVWENELLLQCLTVLAHCQSAERLEYFEWLPPLLDASPQIRAGALIAFGRQGWRETFRDHVDVERVLTDPHPQVRTAGYELLSRWGDERAIEWLRYAVVNDPADRSRLAAARTLVARGHDLPPPNPSDAAAARTIKWADAEVRSRRRVATGWS from the coding sequence ATGTTCAACACGCTCCGCGGGCTCATCTGGCTCACCCTGCTCGAGCGGCCGGTGTCGATGGAGCTGTTGCGAACCCACTGCGCGGGGAACCAGGAGACGCGGACCGCGGCTGCGCGGCTCCTCTGTGCGGTCGGCGACGAGAACGCCGGCATGGACGGCACCGCGATGCTGCTCCGCGACGGCAACCGCCCGCTGACGGTGTTCGGACTCGACACGCTGTACCAACTCAATCGGCGGGACGCGACGCCGTTGCTGTCGCTCGCAGCTATCAACGCCGACGTGTGGGAGAACGAACTGCTGCTCCAGTGTTTGACCGTCCTCGCGCACTGTCAGTCGGCGGAACGGCTCGAGTACTTCGAGTGGCTTCCGCCGCTGCTCGACGCCTCGCCGCAGATCCGGGCCGGCGCGCTGATCGCGTTCGGTCGGCAGGGGTGGCGCGAAACGTTCCGCGATCACGTCGACGTCGAACGGGTGCTCACCGATCCCCACCCGCAGGTTCGGACCGCCGGCTACGAACTGCTGAGCCGGTGGGGAGACGAGCGAGCGATCGAGTGGCTGCGCTACGCCGTCGTCAACGATCCGGCCGATCGGTCTCGCCTCGCCGCGGCCCGCACGCTGGTCGCGAGGGGGCACGACTTGCCGCCGCCGAACCCGTCGGACGCCGCTGCAGCCCGAACGATCAAGTGGGCGGACGCGGAGGTACGATCGAGACGGAGGGTTGCGACTGGATGGTCGTAG
- a CDS encoding glycosyltransferase family 2 protein: protein MRLDGRRNRSGADILAVELVFLAYFAIVNGSYLFIHLVSIASLQWNVRDRLLNPTYNPYRSPFFPGIAIVVPAYNEEAVISDSVRSLLNLEYSVFEVVVVNDGSNDGTLRRLLEDFELDPVGEDVPFDLPCEPVHEVYQSNEVDLVVIDKENGGKADALNAGVFFTDQPLFCAIDADSIVERGSLLEVIEPFLQDPERTIATGGAVRVANGCSITRGTVTEVALSGNRLAPLQTVEYLRAFLSGRVGLSALQSLLIISGAFGVFRTSAVREVGGYSTNTITEDMELIIRLHRHYVDTDYRIAFVPYPVVWTEIPDDRRVLASQRMRWYQGLLETLWMHRRMIGNPKYGVIGLFALPFFLLVEAIGPLIEGVGYVIVPIAFVFGMLNVPFFLLFLGVAVGIGTLLSWLSVLNEVISFRRYRNPKDIVTLLAYGLAEHAPYRQWKAWIAWLALARYVRGDSAWGEMVRVGFE, encoded by the coding sequence TTGCGACTGGATGGTCGTAGGAATCGGTCTGGAGCCGATATTCTGGCTGTCGAGCTGGTTTTTCTGGCTTATTTCGCGATCGTCAACGGGAGTTACCTGTTCATTCACCTCGTCTCGATCGCCTCGCTCCAGTGGAACGTCCGGGATCGGCTGCTCAACCCGACGTACAATCCGTACCGATCGCCGTTCTTTCCGGGGATCGCGATCGTCGTCCCCGCGTACAACGAAGAGGCGGTGATCAGCGACTCGGTCCGCTCGCTTTTGAACCTCGAGTACAGCGTCTTCGAGGTCGTCGTCGTCAACGACGGCTCGAACGACGGGACGCTCCGGCGGCTCCTCGAGGACTTCGAACTCGATCCCGTCGGCGAGGACGTGCCGTTCGACCTGCCGTGTGAGCCGGTTCACGAGGTCTACCAGTCGAACGAGGTCGACCTCGTGGTCATCGACAAGGAAAACGGCGGGAAGGCCGACGCGCTCAACGCGGGCGTTTTCTTCACCGATCAGCCGCTGTTCTGCGCGATCGACGCCGACAGCATCGTCGAGCGAGGGTCCCTCCTCGAGGTGATCGAACCGTTCTTGCAGGATCCCGAACGGACGATCGCGACCGGCGGTGCGGTTCGCGTTGCGAACGGCTGTTCGATCACCCGGGGCACCGTCACCGAGGTCGCACTGTCGGGCAACCGGCTCGCGCCCCTTCAGACGGTGGAGTACCTTCGGGCGTTCCTCTCGGGACGGGTCGGCCTCAGCGCGTTACAGAGCCTGCTGATTATCTCTGGCGCGTTTGGGGTGTTTCGAACGAGCGCGGTGCGGGAGGTGGGCGGATACTCGACGAACACGATCACCGAGGACATGGAGCTGATCATCCGACTGCACCGCCACTACGTGGATACCGACTACCGGATCGCGTTCGTTCCGTACCCCGTCGTGTGGACCGAGATTCCCGACGATAGACGGGTTCTGGCGAGCCAGCGGATGCGCTGGTACCAGGGGCTGCTCGAGACGCTCTGGATGCACCGGCGGATGATCGGCAACCCCAAGTACGGCGTCATCGGCCTCTTCGCGCTCCCGTTTTTCTTACTCGTCGAGGCGATCGGCCCGCTGATCGAAGGGGTCGGCTACGTCATCGTCCCCATCGCGTTCGTCTTCGGCATGTTGAACGTCCCGTTCTTCCTGCTTTTTTTGGGCGTCGCGGTCGGAATCGGGACGTTGCTCTCCTGGCTGAGCGTCCTCAACGAGGTCATCAGCTTTCGCCGCTACCGGAACCCGAAGGATATCGTCACGCTCCTCGCATACGGATTGGCCGAACACGCGCCGTACCGCCAGTGGAAGGCCTGGATCGCGTGGCTCGCGCTCGCCCGATACGTCCGCGGCGACTCGGCGTGGGGCGAGATGGTGCGGGTCGGATTCGAGTGA
- a CDS encoding sugar phosphate nucleotidyltransferase, protein MEIPAVVLAAGEGRRLRPLTHHRPKPMLPVVSKPILEHVFDSLIAAGVTDIVVVVGYGRNRIQSYVGSSYRDATIRYVVQDRQLGTGHALLTARSVVDGRCLVINGDQIVTSDLVDEVLSDHDATDSVATIGVLNRAEVGEYGGVLLDDDRVTEIIERPSDDQNYRLNAGVYALEPTVFDAVEAATPDAGEHSLTDAFRRVIEWGEPVRGVVSPGPWIDVKYPWDLLQATETLIASDAYDYAIERIDSSATIHETAVVSSSAVVAAGCEIGPGAVVGQDVSLNENVTVDANAVVERSVVDMDARIGQNATVIDSVVGQGVGVGPGTVLPGGPSEVRIGNRIHENVQFGTLLADRVRDEGGTTYAPGTVVGANALVRSGGTVDGTIASGTEVQP, encoded by the coding sequence ATGGAAATCCCTGCCGTAGTACTCGCAGCGGGCGAAGGGAGGCGATTGCGACCGCTGACACACCACCGCCCGAAGCCGATGCTGCCGGTCGTCTCGAAGCCGATTCTCGAACACGTATTCGACTCGCTGATCGCGGCGGGAGTGACGGATATCGTCGTCGTCGTCGGCTACGGTCGGAACCGCATCCAGTCGTACGTCGGATCGAGTTACCGCGACGCGACGATACGGTACGTCGTTCAGGATCGGCAACTCGGGACCGGACACGCGCTGTTGACGGCTCGATCGGTCGTCGACGGCCGCTGTCTGGTCATCAACGGGGACCAGATCGTCACCAGCGACCTCGTCGACGAGGTCCTCTCGGACCACGACGCGACCGATTCCGTCGCGACGATCGGCGTCCTCAACCGCGCCGAGGTCGGGGAGTACGGCGGTGTGTTGCTCGACGACGACCGGGTTACCGAAATCATCGAACGGCCGTCGGACGATCAAAACTACCGGCTCAACGCCGGCGTGTACGCCCTGGAACCGACGGTGTTCGACGCCGTCGAAGCCGCGACACCGGACGCCGGCGAGCACTCGTTGACGGACGCGTTCCGGCGGGTAATCGAGTGGGGCGAGCCGGTTCGCGGCGTCGTGTCGCCGGGACCCTGGATCGACGTCAAGTATCCGTGGGACCTGTTGCAAGCCACCGAAACGCTGATCGCCAGCGACGCGTACGACTACGCGATCGAGCGCATCGATTCGTCGGCAACGATCCACGAAACCGCGGTCGTCTCCTCGTCCGCGGTCGTCGCGGCGGGGTGTGAGATCGGCCCCGGTGCGGTCGTCGGCCAGGACGTCAGCCTCAACGAGAACGTCACGGTGGACGCGAACGCGGTCGTCGAACGTAGCGTCGTCGACATGGACGCACGGATCGGTCAGAACGCGACCGTGATCGATAGCGTCGTCGGACAGGGCGTCGGCGTCGGTCCCGGAACGGTCCTTCCCGGGGGCCCGAGCGAGGTCCGCATCGGCAACCGGATCCACGAGAACGTCCAATTCGGCACCCTGCTCGCCGATCGGGTTCGAGACGAGGGCGGCACGACCTACGCGCCGGGAACGGTGGTCGGTGCCAACGCGCTCGTTCGCTCGGGCGGGACCGTCGACGGGACGATCGCCTCCGGGACGGAGGTGCAACCCTGA
- the glmS gene encoding glutamine--fructose-6-phosphate transaminase (isomerizing): protein MCGIIGYVGSSGETLGTLLQGLSNLEYRGYDSAGVALAASPLTVYKKQGEVDALEDAIPNPAPEGHAGIGHTRWSTHGPPSDANAHPHTDCHDRVAVVHNGIIDNYQELRDELTASGHEFRSETDTEVVPHLIESFLDNGANPEEAFRSAIDRISGSYAIAAVFDETETVYAVRNQSPLVLGLGDDGTYLASDVPAFIEYTDRVVYLDDGEFARLERDEVVVTDSDGAAVEKSVETIDWDPEDAGKSGYRHYMLKEIHEQPHAVRQCLRGRVSERDESVLFEELPNLDADGPVHFVACGTSYHAALYGECLLQEQGTAAQSFVASEYDIDRIPVDEETLVIGVTQSGETADTLRALRGANRSGATTLAVTNVVASSAARECDDVVYIRAGPEISVAATKSFVGQQITLALVANALAGGSSPAFRRALRNLPDQIQRILDESAARSVATTFIGSDAYFFIGRNYHVPVALEGALKMKEITYEHAEGFAAGELKHGPLALVTRKTPVIALVTGDEPTATKILGNVSEVAARDAPVIAVTDSPGGVGQVADRVLVVPTTHPWLVPVLVNVQLQLLAYWTADELERPIDKPRNLAKSVTVE from the coding sequence ATGTGCGGGATCATCGGCTACGTCGGGTCGAGCGGAGAAACGCTCGGCACGCTCCTGCAGGGGCTTTCGAACCTGGAGTATCGGGGTTACGATTCCGCCGGCGTCGCTCTCGCGGCTTCCCCGCTCACCGTCTACAAAAAGCAGGGCGAAGTGGATGCGCTCGAGGACGCGATCCCGAACCCCGCTCCCGAGGGACACGCCGGGATCGGTCACACGCGGTGGAGTACGCACGGCCCGCCGTCGGACGCCAACGCCCATCCGCACACCGACTGCCACGATCGCGTGGCGGTGGTTCACAACGGCATCATCGACAACTATCAGGAGCTCCGCGACGAACTGACCGCGTCCGGCCACGAGTTTCGCAGCGAGACGGACACGGAAGTCGTCCCGCATTTGATCGAGTCGTTTCTCGACAACGGTGCGAACCCGGAGGAGGCCTTTCGGTCGGCGATCGACCGGATCTCGGGTAGTTACGCGATCGCGGCCGTGTTCGACGAAACCGAAACGGTGTACGCGGTCCGAAACCAGTCGCCGCTCGTCTTGGGCCTCGGCGACGACGGAACCTACCTCGCGAGCGACGTCCCCGCGTTCATCGAGTACACAGACCGGGTCGTCTACCTCGACGACGGGGAGTTTGCGCGGCTCGAGCGGGACGAGGTCGTCGTGACCGATTCGGACGGCGCGGCCGTGGAGAAATCCGTCGAAACGATCGACTGGGACCCCGAAGACGCCGGCAAGAGCGGGTACCGTCACTACATGCTCAAGGAGATCCACGAGCAGCCACACGCGGTTCGCCAGTGCCTGCGCGGACGGGTGAGCGAACGCGACGAGTCCGTCCTGTTCGAGGAACTACCGAATCTCGATGCCGACGGCCCCGTCCACTTCGTGGCGTGCGGGACGTCCTACCACGCGGCGTTGTACGGCGAGTGCCTCCTTCAGGAGCAGGGCACCGCGGCGCAGTCGTTCGTCGCGAGCGAGTACGACATCGATCGGATTCCGGTCGACGAGGAGACGCTTGTTATCGGAGTAACCCAGAGCGGCGAGACTGCCGACACATTACGGGCGCTCCGAGGGGCGAACCGAAGCGGCGCGACGACGCTCGCGGTGACGAACGTCGTCGCGAGTTCCGCGGCGCGCGAGTGCGACGATGTCGTCTACATCCGGGCGGGACCGGAGATCAGCGTGGCGGCGACGAAGAGTTTCGTCGGTCAGCAGATCACGCTCGCGCTGGTCGCGAACGCGCTCGCCGGCGGCTCCTCGCCTGCGTTCCGCAGGGCGCTTCGGAACCTTCCCGATCAGATCCAGCGGATCCTCGACGAGTCTGCCGCCCGATCGGTCGCGACGACGTTTATCGGGTCCGACGCGTACTTCTTCATCGGTCGGAACTACCACGTCCCGGTCGCGCTCGAGGGTGCGCTGAAGATGAAAGAGATCACCTACGAGCACGCCGAGGGGTTCGCCGCGGGCGAACTCAAGCACGGTCCGCTCGCGCTCGTCACCCGGAAGACGCCGGTCATCGCGCTGGTGACCGGCGACGAACCGACCGCGACGAAGATCCTGGGGAACGTCAGCGAGGTAGCCGCCCGCGACGCGCCCGTCATCGCCGTCACGGACTCGCCGGGCGGCGTCGGTCAGGTCGCCGATCGCGTCCTCGTCGTCCCGACCACCCACCCGTGGCTCGTCCCGGTGCTGGTGAACGTCCAGTTGCAACTGCTCGCGTACTGGACCGCGGACGAACTCGAGCGTCCGATCGACAAACCGCGAAACCTGGCCAAGAGCGTCACCGTCGAGTAA
- a CDS encoding 3-keto-5-aminohexanoate cleavage protein, which yields MPNGDTSLQAALNGSREHPTVPRTPEELAVEARAAVDAGATSLHLHPYDENGRQTLAAEPCANALRAVRDACPGVPISLSTSAGIESSPERRHELIMAWTELPDLVTANQGETGIHDLCELLVERGIEIEAGLLSLDDAHTFVESGIASRYKRVMVEPLNPDPDDAVAHAESIEQTLTESGIQLEQVHHGDGIASWAVNRRAVARGHGIRTGLEDTTVLPDGRSARNNGELVAAAATLFDSGT from the coding sequence ATGCCAAATGGCGATACTTCGTTGCAAGCGGCGCTAAACGGTAGTCGTGAACATCCCACTGTCCCCCGCACGCCGGAAGAACTTGCCGTGGAGGCGCGAGCGGCTGTCGATGCTGGAGCTACCTCTCTCCATCTTCATCCGTATGATGAGAACGGCCGCCAAACGCTTGCAGCGGAGCCGTGCGCCAACGCGTTACGCGCAGTCCGCGATGCGTGTCCCGGCGTTCCGATTTCCCTCAGCACGTCAGCGGGCATCGAGTCCAGTCCTGAGCGGCGACACGAACTCATTATGGCTTGGACGGAACTTCCGGACCTCGTGACGGCCAACCAAGGTGAGACGGGGATTCACGACCTCTGCGAGCTACTCGTTGAGCGTGGTATCGAAATCGAAGCGGGTCTTCTATCGCTGGACGACGCGCACACCTTCGTCGAATCGGGAATCGCATCACGTTATAAGCGTGTGATGGTTGAACCACTGAACCCCGATCCCGATGATGCTGTCGCTCACGCCGAATCCATCGAGCAGACGCTCACTGAGAGCGGCATCCAACTTGAACAGGTCCATCACGGCGACGGCATCGCTTCGTGGGCGGTTAATCGACGCGCCGTCGCGCGCGGCCACGGCATCCGTACCGGGCTGGAGGACACAACGGTCCTTCCTGACGGACGTTCGGCCAGAAATAACGGGGAACTGGTCGCTGCCGCCGCGACTTTGTTCGATTCGGGTACTTGA
- a CDS encoding YihY/virulence factor BrkB family protein produces the protein MEQFSIIKSVIDRAREEKVSLLAASIAYYAFFSIIPLLLLILAIGSLIGGQTLADHIVGFVEDHLSSQGQTVVEQALTTPAGRGGASVTGIVGFVWGGLKVFRVLSIAFDQVYQVEEESSLARQIVDGTLVLTLIGLSAVIMFGLGAVIHHEELIDIPGIDILGWIGLGMGLIVLFFPIFYVMPPVEVRLREVVPGTVFTVFGWFLFQAVFQLYAGNASDYQAYGLLGAVLLFLTWLYFAGILLLLGAAINAVFADR, from the coding sequence ATGGAACAGTTCTCAATAATAAAGTCCGTGATCGATCGTGCGCGAGAAGAGAAAGTCAGTCTTCTCGCCGCAAGCATCGCCTATTACGCCTTCTTTTCGATTATCCCGTTGTTGCTGCTTATCCTCGCGATCGGGTCACTTATTGGGGGACAGACGCTCGCGGACCATATCGTCGGGTTTGTCGAAGATCACCTCTCATCACAGGGCCAAACCGTGGTTGAACAAGCACTAACGACTCCCGCCGGTCGAGGTGGCGCATCGGTTACCGGGATCGTTGGATTTGTCTGGGGGGGTCTTAAGGTATTTCGGGTACTCAGCATCGCATTCGATCAGGTGTACCAGGTAGAAGAGGAATCGTCGTTGGCTCGCCAGATCGTAGACGGCACGTTAGTGTTGACGTTGATTGGGCTCTCAGCGGTCATCATGTTCGGGCTCGGGGCGGTGATCCACCACGAGGAACTGATCGATATCCCAGGTATCGATATCCTTGGGTGGATAGGGTTGGGCATGGGACTTATCGTTTTATTTTTCCCGATATTTTACGTGATGCCGCCAGTAGAGGTACGTCTACGGGAAGTGGTCCCTGGGACGGTATTCACTGTCTTCGGCTGGTTCCTCTTCCAGGCTGTATTCCAGCTGTATGCTGGAAATGCCAGCGACTACCAAGCCTATGGGCTACTCGGGGCCGTGCTCTTATTTCTCACTTGGTTGTACTTTGCAGGTATTCTCCTTCTGCTCGGAGCGGCGATCAACGCCGTTTTCGCGGATCGATAA
- a CDS encoding AAA family ATPase, translating into MSQSESDGVTLSVRAAEKRDAGRGVARIPELARRQLGVLSGDTVVIEGEARTVAKMWPADPSVPENVVQIDADTRANAGVHVGDTVTVRPAETSAISEADRVTLSPPPSLSANQRQVAERTATKKLRNRPVRAGEQIRIEGIGQEPFRVTDTDPVGDVRITSGTTVRIVGSGPNDSDKPGATGAREGDAASATKASGGGAATEQPPTAGPTYEDIGGLDEELELVREMIELPLSEPELFQRLGVEPPSGVLLYGPPGTGKTLIARAVANEVDAYFETISGPEIMSKYKGESEEKLRETFDRAQENAPAIVFFDEIDSIAGARDGDGDAENRIVGQLLTLMDGLDPREEVIVIGATNRVDAIDPALRRGGRFDREIQVGVPDEAGRKEILEVHTRGMPLADDVNVDAIARRTHGFVGADLDAVASEAAMAAIRGRPTDADDREAWNREPEVTKAHFDEALASIEPSAMREYVAESPTTDFSDVGGLEDAKRTLRESVEWPLTYDRLFEVTNTEPPSGVLLYGPPGTGKTLLARALAGETDVNFVRVDGPEIVDRYVGESEKAIRKVFERARQAAPSIVFFDEIDAITAARGEGHEVTERIVSQLLTELDGMRENPNLVVLAATNRKDQIDPALLRPGRLDTHVLVGEPDRDAREKILAVHARGKPLDEDVDLAELAAAVDGYTGADLEALIRSASMAAIREVATEHDPETANERADEVVIERRHLEDARAELDG; encoded by the coding sequence ATGAGTCAGTCGGAGTCAGACGGGGTCACGCTCTCGGTCCGGGCGGCCGAGAAGCGAGACGCCGGACGTGGCGTCGCACGGATTCCAGAACTCGCGCGGCGACAACTCGGCGTCCTGAGCGGGGATACCGTCGTCATCGAGGGTGAGGCGCGAACCGTCGCGAAGATGTGGCCGGCCGACCCGTCGGTCCCGGAAAACGTCGTCCAGATCGACGCCGACACGCGAGCGAACGCCGGGGTCCACGTCGGCGACACCGTCACCGTCAGGCCGGCGGAAACGTCCGCCATCAGCGAGGCCGATCGGGTCACACTATCGCCGCCGCCCTCGCTCTCGGCGAACCAGCGGCAAGTCGCCGAACGAACGGCGACGAAGAAGCTCCGGAATCGCCCGGTCCGGGCCGGCGAACAGATCCGGATCGAGGGGATCGGACAGGAGCCGTTCCGCGTCACGGACACCGATCCGGTCGGAGACGTCCGAATCACCAGCGGGACGACGGTGCGGATCGTCGGCTCCGGTCCAAACGACTCGGACAAACCGGGAGCGACAGGGGCGCGCGAGGGCGACGCGGCGAGCGCGACCAAGGCGAGCGGCGGGGGCGCGGCGACCGAACAGCCGCCGACCGCCGGGCCGACCTACGAGGACATCGGCGGCCTCGACGAGGAGCTCGAACTCGTCCGCGAGATGATCGAGCTCCCGCTGTCGGAGCCGGAGCTGTTCCAGCGCCTCGGCGTCGAGCCGCCGTCGGGCGTCCTGCTGTACGGCCCGCCGGGCACCGGGAAAACGCTCATCGCCCGCGCGGTCGCCAACGAGGTGGACGCCTACTTCGAGACGATCTCCGGGCCGGAGATCATGTCCAAGTACAAGGGCGAATCCGAGGAGAAGCTGCGCGAGACGTTCGATCGGGCCCAGGAGAACGCGCCCGCGATCGTCTTCTTCGACGAGATCGACTCGATCGCCGGCGCGCGCGACGGCGACGGCGACGCGGAAAACCGGATCGTCGGCCAGCTGCTGACGCTGATGGACGGCCTCGATCCGCGGGAGGAGGTGATCGTCATCGGGGCGACCAACCGCGTCGACGCGATCGATCCTGCCCTCCGACGGGGCGGGCGGTTCGACCGCGAGATCCAGGTCGGCGTGCCCGACGAAGCGGGCCGCAAGGAGATCCTCGAAGTCCACACCCGAGGGATGCCGCTCGCGGACGACGTCAACGTCGACGCGATCGCCCGGCGGACCCACGGCTTCGTCGGCGCGGACCTCGACGCGGTCGCGAGCGAGGCCGCGATGGCCGCCATCCGCGGTCGGCCGACCGACGCGGACGACCGCGAGGCGTGGAACCGCGAGCCGGAGGTGACGAAAGCGCACTTCGACGAGGCGCTGGCGTCGATCGAACCCTCCGCGATGCGCGAGTACGTGGCGGAGTCGCCGACGACGGACTTCTCGGACGTCGGCGGGCTCGAGGACGCGAAGCGAACGCTCCGGGAGTCGGTCGAGTGGCCGCTGACCTACGATCGGCTCTTCGAGGTGACGAACACCGAGCCGCCCTCGGGCGTTCTGCTGTACGGGCCGCCGGGCACCGGGAAGACGCTCCTCGCCCGCGCCCTGGCGGGGGAGACCGACGTCAACTTCGTCCGCGTCGACGGCCCCGAAATCGTCGATCGGTACGTCGGCGAGAGCGAGAAGGCGATCAGGAAGGTGTTCGAACGGGCCAGACAGGCCGCCCCGTCGATCGTCTTCTTCGACGAGATCGACGCGATCACGGCCGCCCGCGGCGAGGGTCACGAGGTCACCGAGCGCATCGTCTCGCAGCTGCTGACGGAACTGGACGGGATGCGGGAGAATCCGAACCTCGTCGTGTTGGCCGCCACGAATCGCAAGGACCAGATCGATCCCGCGTTGTTGCGCCCCGGGCGCCTCGACACCCACGTGCTCGTCGGCGAACCCGATCGGGACGCCCGCGAGAAGATCCTCGCGGTCCACGCGCGCGGCAAACCGCTGGACGAGGACGTCGACCTCGCCGAGCTGGCCGCGGCGGTGGACGGGTACACGGGCGCCGATCTCGAGGCGCTGATCAGAAGCGCGTCGATGGCCGCGATCCGCGAGGTCGCCACCGAACACGATCCGGAGACGGCGAACGAGCGGGCCGACGAGGTGGTGATCGAGCGCCGTCACCTCGAGGACGCCCGGGCAGAGTTGGACGGCTGA
- a CDS encoding DUF7128 family protein, producing MVVQTERDDATWYECETCGLLFDDRSDAADHEQHCDGSDPSYIQ from the coding sequence ATGGTGGTCCAGACCGAACGGGACGACGCCACCTGGTACGAGTGCGAAACCTGCGGCCTGCTGTTCGACGACCGATCGGACGCGGCCGACCACGAGCAACACTGCGACGGGAGCGATCCGTCGTACATCCAGTGA
- a CDS encoding DUF7508 domain-containing protein: MPLRKPWRELDRETVARAPDRPGVYELGDDDGTVRAIEHGVLRDDLKTALAYGDGERVRWTETHTLDRARELAAEHRERLE, encoded by the coding sequence ATGCCGCTCCGGAAACCGTGGCGCGAGCTCGATCGGGAGACGGTCGCCCGCGCACCCGATCGGCCCGGCGTCTACGAACTCGGTGACGACGACGGGACGGTGCGGGCGATCGAGCACGGGGTGTTGCGCGACGACCTTAAAACGGCCCTCGCATACGGGGATGGCGAGCGGGTTCGCTGGACGGAAACGCACACGCTCGATCGGGCCCGGGAACTCGCCGCCGAACACCGCGAGAGACTAGAGTGA
- a CDS encoding DUF5796 family protein codes for MSARSNVAPSTIGVDFVEGGVVVRYLDGREVFYHGPPRPVERTITTPPGKEVHVLVTDPDGVEGVMTYVNDRNTHDDILESTGVGRVMLDRDDEEELFPGVTVATEAYSIRVEADPAVADGRVFVFAEDEVSEHAYELVDADDSGEDESRVEDESRVEEGAN; via the coding sequence ATGAGCGCGCGCAGCAACGTCGCACCCAGCACGATCGGCGTCGACTTCGTCGAGGGCGGGGTCGTCGTCCGCTACCTCGACGGACGCGAGGTGTTCTATCACGGGCCGCCAAGGCCCGTCGAGCGGACAATCACGACGCCACCCGGCAAGGAAGTCCACGTCCTGGTCACCGACCCCGACGGCGTCGAGGGCGTCATGACCTACGTCAACGACCGCAACACCCACGACGACATCCTCGAATCGACCGGCGTCGGCCGCGTTATGCTCGATCGCGACGACGAGGAGGAGCTCTTTCCGGGGGTGACCGTCGCGACCGAAGCCTACTCGATCCGCGTCGAGGCCGATCCCGCCGTCGCAGACGGACGGGTGTTCGTCTTCGCCGAAGACGAGGTGAGCGAACACGCGTACGAACTCGTCGACGCGGATGACAGCGGCGAGGACGAGAGCCGGGTCGAGGACGAGAGCCGGGTCGAGGAGGGAGCGAACTGA
- a CDS encoding shikimate kinase gives MDGRAVAPAAGTVLNALATGTGSAFAIDLETTAAVDLTDDGEVVGEIAARPEADATLIERCAALAIEAYADAADLDSAAMGARIRTDSDVPMASGLKSSSAAANATVLATLDALGVADAVDRLDACKLGVRAAREAGVTVTGAFDDASASMLGGVTVTDNTNDELLAREAIDWHALVYTPPEQSFSADADVSACQRIAPMADLVAELALDGRYGEAMTVNGFAFCGALDFSTGPLIDALPDVTGVSLSGTGPSYVAVGDRDRLEAVADRWREREGTTRLLRTRTDGTRTT, from the coding sequence ATGGACGGCCGCGCCGTCGCCCCCGCAGCCGGAACGGTCCTCAACGCGCTCGCGACCGGCACCGGTTCGGCGTTCGCGATCGACCTCGAGACGACAGCCGCCGTCGACCTCACCGACGACGGCGAGGTCGTCGGCGAGATCGCCGCCCGGCCCGAAGCCGATGCGACGCTAATCGAACGCTGTGCCGCGCTCGCGATCGAGGCGTACGCTGACGCCGCAGACCTCGACTCCGCTGCGATGGGTGCGCGAATCCGAACCGACAGCGACGTCCCGATGGCTTCGGGACTGAAGAGCTCCAGCGCCGCGGCCAACGCGACCGTACTCGCCACGCTCGACGCGCTCGGCGTCGCCGACGCGGTCGATCGACTCGACGCCTGCAAACTCGGCGTTCGCGCGGCTCGCGAGGCGGGCGTCACCGTGACGGGCGCGTTCGACGACGCCAGCGCGAGCATGCTTGGCGGCGTGACGGTCACCGACAACACGAACGACGAACTGCTCGCCCGCGAGGCGATCGACTGGCACGCGCTCGTCTACACGCCCCCCGAGCAGTCGTTCAGCGCCGACGCCGACGTGTCCGCGTGCCAGCGGATCGCCCCGATGGCAGACCTCGTCGCGGAACTCGCCCTCGACGGCCGCTACGGCGAGGCGATGACGGTCAACGGCTTCGCCTTCTGTGGCGCCCTCGACTTTTCGACGGGGCCGCTGATCGACGCCCTGCCCGACGTGACCGGCGTCTCGCTCTCCGGGACGGGACCGAGCTACGTGGCCGTCGGCGATCGCGACCGGCTCGAGGCGGTCGCGGACCGGTGGCGCGAGCGGGAGGGAACGACACGATTACTGCGAACGCGAACGGACGGCACACGAACGACATGA